The following are from one region of the Paenalkalicoccus suaedae genome:
- a CDS encoding LacI family DNA-binding transcriptional regulator, which translates to MPMTIKEIAKLAGVSQATVSKIINNYDDVGAKTKERVLAIMEEHGYRPSYAAQTLARKETKLIGVIYAGKINVDFNHPFFVDVVDMFKKTIGGEGYDLLFFSNEKFHTKNENYLARCQHYKVDGCIIIGGEEVEPSVHDLDKSSIPCIGVDIDLQGDNSAYITTDNRTIASLAVEHFYLLGKTEIGMIGGLSKNLVSYNRLQGFREAMHTYRLPVNEEWIKYGDFFEESGYRSMKEWLTSGDYPTSIFAASDLMAFGVIRAIREHGLSTDDFAIIGVDDIMAARYSMPALTTVKQDKEKIGKMAAYLLRDMIQGKLDKTKVIVEPELIIRDSAKA; encoded by the coding sequence ATGCCGATGACAATTAAAGAGATTGCAAAGCTTGCGGGAGTCTCGCAGGCGACAGTATCAAAGATTATTAATAATTATGATGATGTAGGGGCAAAGACAAAGGAGCGCGTGCTTGCGATTATGGAGGAGCATGGCTATAGACCTTCCTATGCGGCGCAAACATTGGCGAGAAAAGAGACAAAGCTCATTGGCGTTATTTACGCTGGTAAAATAAATGTCGACTTTAATCACCCGTTTTTTGTTGATGTGGTCGATATGTTTAAGAAGACAATAGGTGGAGAAGGGTACGACCTTCTATTTTTCTCCAACGAAAAATTTCACACGAAAAACGAAAACTATCTAGCTCGCTGTCAACACTACAAAGTGGATGGGTGCATCATTATAGGCGGGGAAGAGGTCGAGCCGTCTGTTCATGACCTTGATAAGAGTAGTATCCCATGTATTGGAGTCGATATTGACCTGCAAGGAGATAACTCTGCGTATATAACTACCGATAACCGTACGATTGCGAGTCTTGCTGTGGAGCATTTCTACCTATTAGGTAAAACGGAAATTGGTATGATTGGGGGTCTATCGAAAAACTTAGTTTCTTATAATAGACTGCAAGGGTTTAGAGAAGCGATGCACACATATCGTCTTCCTGTAAATGAAGAATGGATTAAGTATGGAGATTTCTTCGAAGAAAGTGGCTACCGTTCTATGAAGGAATGGCTTACGAGCGGAGACTACCCAACGTCGATTTTTGCGGCATCCGATTTAATGGCGTTTGGTGTGATTCGAGCGATTCGAGAGCACGGGCTATCAACGGATGACTTTGCGATTATTGGCGTCGATGATATTATGGCTGCGCGCTATTCGATGCCAGCACTTACGACGGTGAAACAGGATAAAGAGAAGATCGGCAAGATGGCCGCATATTTACTGCGTGACATGATTCAAGGGAAATTAGATAAAACGAAAGTAATTGTGGAGCCAGAATTGATAATACGAGACTCCGCAAAAGCATAA
- a CDS encoding glycoside hydrolase family 1 protein, whose translation MYHASLNPFPSTFLFGSASAAYQIEGAYDQDGKGPSVWDTYTKLEGTTFKNTNGDVAVDHYNRMEEDVALMAEMGLKTYRFSIAWTRIYPTGAGEVNEAGLAFYDRLIDLLLQHDIVPMVTVYHWDLPQALMDKYGGFESRQIIEDFTTYCETLFTRYGDRVKHWITLNEQNIFIGLGYRNGLHPPGVKDLKRMYAANHIAFLANAKAIASFRNLVPDGKIGPSFAYGPIYPADCKPESIIAYENAEELNNHFYMDVYVNGEYPDMAMKYLEREGIAPTVEPGDTEILKAGKPDFMGVNYYQSGTVSANPLDGVGEGKMNTTGKKGTTSASGVPGLFRNERNPHLETTNWDWAIDPAGLRVALRRIHNRYKLPIIISENGLGEFDKLTENGEVHDDYRIDYISKHIDEIQKAITDGVDVLAYCTWSFTDLLSWLNGYQKRYGFVYIDRDETDEKELKRIKKKSFYWYKDLIARHANEGAVSRD comes from the coding sequence ATGTATCATGCATCACTGAACCCATTCCCATCGACGTTTCTCTTTGGATCCGCTTCTGCTGCGTATCAAATTGAAGGCGCTTACGATCAAGACGGTAAAGGCCCATCTGTTTGGGATACGTATACAAAACTCGAAGGCACAACATTTAAAAATACGAACGGTGACGTAGCCGTTGATCACTACAACCGCATGGAGGAAGACGTAGCACTTATGGCTGAAATGGGCCTTAAAACGTATCGGTTCTCTATCGCGTGGACTCGAATTTATCCAACAGGCGCTGGCGAAGTAAACGAAGCTGGTCTTGCCTTTTATGATCGTTTAATTGATTTGTTACTTCAACATGATATCGTTCCCATGGTCACGGTTTATCACTGGGATCTGCCACAGGCATTAATGGATAAGTACGGTGGATTTGAAAGTCGTCAAATTATTGAAGATTTCACGACTTACTGCGAAACGCTCTTTACGCGCTACGGCGACCGCGTGAAGCACTGGATTACCTTAAATGAGCAAAATATCTTTATTGGCCTTGGCTACCGCAATGGTCTTCACCCACCAGGTGTAAAGGATTTAAAGCGTATGTATGCAGCGAATCATATCGCGTTTCTCGCTAATGCGAAGGCAATCGCGTCCTTCCGCAACCTTGTGCCAGACGGGAAGATCGGACCAAGCTTTGCTTACGGTCCAATCTACCCTGCTGACTGCAAGCCTGAATCAATCATTGCTTACGAAAATGCAGAAGAATTAAACAACCATTTTTACATGGACGTTTACGTAAACGGCGAATATCCTGATATGGCAATGAAGTACTTAGAGCGCGAAGGCATTGCACCAACAGTGGAGCCTGGTGACACAGAGATCTTAAAAGCTGGGAAGCCTGACTTTATGGGCGTGAACTACTATCAGTCCGGCACCGTATCTGCGAACCCGCTTGACGGTGTTGGCGAAGGAAAGATGAATACGACAGGTAAAAAGGGCACGACATCTGCATCCGGCGTCCCTGGTTTATTCCGCAATGAACGTAATCCACACTTAGAGACGACAAACTGGGACTGGGCGATCGACCCTGCTGGCCTGCGTGTTGCGCTCCGTCGAATTCACAACCGCTATAAGCTTCCAATCATTATTTCTGAAAATGGATTAGGTGAGTTTGATAAGCTGACGGAAAACGGGGAAGTACACGATGACTACCGCATTGATTATATCTCGAAGCACATTGACGAAATTCAAAAAGCAATCACGGACGGCGTAGACGTCTTAGCTTACTGCACGTGGTCCTTCACGGATCTACTTAGCTGGTTAAACGGCTATCAAAAGCGTTATGGGTTTGTTTACATTGACCGCGACGAAACGGATGAAAAAGAGCTAAAACGTATTAAAAAGAAAAGCTTCTACTGGTACAAGGATTTAATTGCAAGACACGCTAATGAGGGGGCGGTGAGTCGAGATTGA
- a CDS encoding ROK family protein, with amino-acid sequence MNVLTKPYIAFDIGGTNVKWGLLSKEGELLQHDLFSSKDGDSETILAGMRKILREVDVAGIAVSMPGFIHADTGYIEFGGAIVGFHHFPLKDTLEAEFGIPVTVENDVNCVALAEKWKGNAQDLTDFVCITVGTGIGGAMYLNNDLYRGHAYRGGEVGFIITADRPGTRPLDNCLSMIGSMRGLLLNYAKLRGTTLENVTGEACFADYDNGDPEVIALVDDFYSNLTKGLFNIGAILNPQKILLGGGITSRGAFLGEMRKHLADMNDMKLDIPLELCSFGNTAGMIGALHYHLQQVPVAPEKKLSL; translated from the coding sequence TTGAACGTACTAACAAAACCGTACATTGCATTTGATATTGGTGGAACAAACGTAAAATGGGGTCTTTTATCGAAGGAAGGCGAGCTATTGCAGCACGACTTATTTTCATCCAAAGACGGAGATAGTGAGACGATCTTAGCGGGCATGCGCAAGATCCTGCGCGAGGTTGATGTTGCTGGTATCGCGGTCTCCATGCCTGGCTTTATTCACGCAGATACTGGGTACATTGAGTTTGGGGGCGCAATCGTCGGCTTCCACCACTTCCCGCTTAAGGATACGCTCGAAGCGGAGTTTGGCATTCCCGTCACGGTAGAAAATGATGTGAACTGCGTGGCTTTAGCGGAAAAGTGGAAGGGTAACGCGCAGGATTTAACCGACTTTGTATGTATTACGGTCGGCACTGGTATTGGTGGCGCGATGTACTTAAACAATGACCTGTATCGCGGTCATGCATATCGTGGCGGCGAGGTTGGCTTTATCATTACGGCTGACCGTCCTGGCACTCGCCCACTTGATAACTGTTTAAGTATGATCGGCTCTATGCGAGGCTTGCTACTGAACTATGCAAAGCTTCGTGGCACGACGCTTGAGAATGTTACGGGCGAAGCATGCTTTGCTGATTATGATAACGGTGATCCAGAAGTTATTGCGTTAGTCGACGATTTTTACTCGAACCTAACAAAAGGACTCTTTAATATCGGCGCTATTTTAAACCCGCAAAAGATTTTGCTTGGTGGTGGAATAACTTCACGAGGAGCGTTTTTAGGCGAGATGAGAAAGCACTTAGCTGACATGAATGATATGAAGCTCGATATTCCACTGGAGCTTTGCTCGTTCGGTAATACCGCTGGAATGATTGGTGCCTTGCACTATCACTTGCAGCAGGTACCTGTTGCTCCTGAGAAAAAGTTGAGTTTATAA
- a CDS encoding helix-turn-helix domain-containing protein encodes MQTFGESLRTLRLRHGLKQEELAQKLNISKSSISMYEKDRREPSLELLREIALFFDVSVDELLGVKRPKGQQADLKFEDADLSPEEVTYLRETLELYRKHNKKQTYDK; translated from the coding sequence ATGCAGACGTTTGGTGAATCCTTGAGAACGCTCAGGCTCCGGCACGGATTAAAACAAGAGGAGCTAGCACAAAAGCTGAATATTAGTAAAAGCTCCATTAGCATGTACGAAAAAGATCGACGTGAACCTTCACTAGAACTGCTTCGTGAGATTGCCTTATTTTTTGACGTCTCAGTAGATGAACTTTTAGGTGTAAAACGTCCAAAGGGACAGCAGGCAGACTTAAAGTTTGAAGATGCTGACTTAAGCCCTGAAGAAGTGACGTATTTACGCGAGACTCTAGAGTTATACAGAAAGCATAATAAGAAACAAACCTATGATAAATAA
- a CDS encoding LCP family protein, which yields MTQSRVQSKSGRKRSPFRRFMRTLLIMFVLMFAASGAVVAYMANQVNDVTSSASVELERGDRSENRTEPVSPSKDNISILFLGVDDRDGNLDGRTDANLLATFNRDEGSVKVLSIPRDTLVDIPGRGEDKINHAHAFGGVDLTIDTVEQMLDIPVDYFVTINFTAFMEIVDTLGGIEVDSPIAFTEMDSADTQNAISIDEGIQELDGEEALAYARMRKSDPRGDIGRGERQQQVLEAMLRKGMSFNSIVRFDDVMESLERHVKMNLSFGEIVGMHGYASSLNEVESINFRGNDATYSGVYYFQVEDQSLEEVSTELRVHLGLEEPEVTDDSEAEDDETEE from the coding sequence ATGACTCAATCAAGAGTACAATCAAAAAGTGGCCGTAAACGATCCCCGTTTCGGCGTTTCATGCGTACATTACTCATCATGTTTGTTCTAATGTTTGCAGCATCTGGAGCAGTCGTGGCATACATGGCAAACCAAGTTAACGATGTTACTTCCAGCGCTAGCGTTGAGCTTGAGCGAGGCGATCGCTCGGAGAATCGAACGGAACCTGTATCTCCATCCAAAGATAACATATCGATACTATTTTTAGGCGTCGATGACCGTGACGGTAATTTGGACGGTCGAACAGACGCTAACCTTCTAGCCACGTTTAACCGTGACGAAGGCTCTGTAAAAGTACTAAGCATTCCTCGTGATACGTTAGTCGATATACCAGGTCGCGGTGAGGATAAAATCAATCACGCTCACGCTTTCGGTGGCGTTGACCTAACGATTGATACAGTAGAGCAAATGCTCGATATCCCCGTGGATTATTTCGTTACAATCAACTTTACAGCGTTCATGGAAATTGTGGATACATTAGGTGGTATTGAAGTCGACTCGCCGATCGCTTTCACCGAAATGGACAGCGCTGATACTCAAAATGCCATCTCCATTGATGAGGGCATCCAAGAGCTCGATGGCGAAGAAGCCCTTGCTTATGCTCGTATGAGAAAATCCGATCCACGCGGCGACATTGGTCGTGGAGAACGTCAGCAACAAGTATTAGAAGCAATGCTTCGTAAAGGAATGTCCTTCAATTCGATCGTCCGCTTCGATGACGTAATGGAAAGCCTAGAGCGTCACGTAAAAATGAATCTTTCCTTCGGAGAAATTGTCGGCATGCATGGCTACGCAAGCAGTTTAAATGAAGTAGAATCAATCAACTTTAGAGGCAATGACGCAACCTATAGCGGCGTTTATTATTTCCAAGTGGAAGACCAATCATTAGAGGAAGTTTCAACGGAGCTACGTGTCCACCTTGGACTTGAAGAACCAGAAGTAACGGACGATAGTGAAGCAGAAGACGACGAAACAGAAGAATAA
- a CDS encoding glycosyltransferase family 4 protein translates to MEFVLTFLLCFITALLITPLVKRFAIKIGATDKPNYRKVHQRIMPRLGGLAIYISFMVGMLVTMPDSPYTWPIMIGGTIIVITGFLDDIFELSAKVKLLGQILAATVAIVGGVYVEFINLPFDGILQLGMFGIPLTLLWIVGVTNAINLIDGLDGLAAGVSSIVLLTITTIAIMDGNMFIVALASILLASTIGFLYYNFHPAKIFMGDTGSLFLGYMISVISLLGFKSVTLFSLLIPIVILAVPISDTLFAIVRRKVNRQPLSAPDKSHLHHCFLRLGYSHRSSVLMIYGISAFFALSAVLLTQSTLWGALIITLLVLFAVELMVELVGLINTEYRPMLNMINRLTNLRRTS, encoded by the coding sequence TTGGAATTTGTATTAACGTTTCTTTTATGCTTTATCACTGCTCTATTAATCACGCCACTAGTTAAACGATTTGCGATAAAAATTGGCGCAACTGACAAGCCAAACTATCGGAAAGTCCACCAGCGCATCATGCCACGTCTTGGAGGCCTTGCGATTTACATTAGCTTCATGGTTGGAATGCTTGTCACCATGCCAGACTCACCGTACACATGGCCGATCATGATCGGTGGTACGATTATCGTTATCACAGGATTTTTAGACGATATCTTCGAATTATCAGCTAAAGTAAAGCTTCTAGGACAAATTTTAGCAGCTACAGTCGCTATTGTTGGCGGCGTTTATGTAGAATTTATTAACCTGCCCTTCGATGGCATCTTACAATTAGGCATGTTCGGCATTCCACTTACACTACTTTGGATTGTCGGTGTCACAAACGCAATCAATTTAATTGACGGCTTAGATGGTCTTGCAGCAGGTGTATCATCCATCGTCCTACTTACAATCACAACGATTGCCATTATGGACGGCAATATGTTCATCGTTGCTTTAGCTTCAATCTTACTTGCAAGTACTATCGGGTTCTTGTACTACAATTTCCACCCGGCAAAGATCTTTATGGGAGACACCGGATCACTATTCTTAGGATACATGATCTCCGTTATCTCTCTACTAGGATTCAAAAGCGTTACACTTTTCTCGCTCTTGATTCCAATCGTTATCTTGGCTGTACCAATCTCAGACACACTGTTTGCAATCGTACGCCGTAAAGTAAACAGACAGCCACTTTCGGCACCAGACAAGTCTCACTTGCATCACTGTTTCTTACGCTTAGGCTATTCTCACCGTTCATCTGTACTCATGATTTACGGAATCAGCGCCTTCTTCGCGCTATCAGCAGTCCTTCTCACGCAATCCACACTGTGGGGAGCACTCATCATCACGCTACTCGTTCTCTTTGCAGTCGAGCTGATGGTCGAGCTAGTTGGACTCATCAATACGGAATACCGCCCAATGCTAAACATGATCAACAGACTAACCAATCTGCGCCGCACATCTTAA
- the csaB gene encoding polysaccharide pyruvyl transferase CsaB, translating to MRVVLSGYYGFDNVGDEAILQSIVQALREQQRNIEITVLSNQPEKTAKTYGVKAVNRWKLKDVFSAIRRADGVISGGGSLLQDKTGPKSVIYYSAIMWIARMTRTPYAIYAQGIGPLDQPRSRKIVKASLAKASYLSVRDEASRALLSDIGITKQIRLVPDPVIGIRAKGSEQPPMAGLESETYITVSIRDWPHGKDHLKKLAEMLDDLIASGETIVLLPMHGEEDAKTAAQVTSYMTQSGAIISPHSASIEEKIQLIDHSKLLVGMRLHALIFAATVDVPFVAISYDPKIDAFAALCDQPVAVNVEDDEWTKDDVLREVQKALVELDDRRASVQAYTASAKAKTEALAQQVLRAFS from the coding sequence ATGAGGGTAGTTCTATCAGGATACTACGGTTTCGATAACGTTGGCGATGAGGCTATTCTTCAATCCATCGTGCAGGCGCTTCGTGAACAACAGCGCAATATTGAGATCACCGTCTTATCTAACCAACCAGAAAAAACAGCGAAGACGTACGGTGTTAAAGCCGTTAACCGTTGGAAGCTGAAGGATGTTTTTAGCGCGATTCGTCGCGCTGACGGCGTCATTAGCGGTGGAGGAAGCCTCCTTCAAGATAAAACAGGCCCCAAAAGTGTGATTTACTACAGTGCGATCATGTGGATTGCACGAATGACTCGCACACCTTACGCGATCTATGCGCAAGGCATCGGTCCACTTGATCAGCCGCGCAGTCGCAAGATTGTCAAAGCAAGTCTCGCTAAAGCAAGCTATCTGTCAGTTCGGGATGAAGCATCTAGAGCACTTCTTTCAGACATTGGGATCACGAAGCAAATTCGTCTTGTTCCAGACCCTGTTATTGGCATTCGCGCCAAAGGCTCGGAGCAACCACCAATGGCTGGTCTCGAGTCTGAGACTTATATTACCGTCTCGATTCGCGACTGGCCGCACGGCAAAGATCATTTAAAGAAGCTTGCCGAGATGCTTGACGACCTTATTGCTTCGGGCGAAACAATTGTCTTACTCCCTATGCACGGGGAAGAGGATGCAAAAACGGCCGCTCAAGTGACTTCTTATATGACACAATCAGGGGCCATCATTTCTCCACACAGCGCTTCTATTGAAGAGAAGATTCAGCTAATCGATCACAGTAAGCTTCTTGTAGGCATGCGACTACATGCATTAATTTTTGCCGCAACAGTCGACGTACCATTTGTGGCAATCTCGTATGATCCAAAAATCGACGCCTTCGCGGCACTGTGCGATCAACCAGTAGCTGTCAATGTCGAGGACGATGAATGGACAAAAGACGACGTCTTACGTGAAGTACAAAAGGCGCTCGTTGAATTAGATGATCGGCGCGCATCCGTACAGGCATATACCGCGTCAGCAAAGGCAAAAACAGAAGCATTAGCGCAACAAGTACTGCGAGCTTTTTCTTAA
- a CDS encoding DUF5693 family protein, producing the protein MKKILWGVVILAMLVSIPFLWERVQVEGANDVYELSIPYDDIELMSRNAGLDAELIYERLTAEQGIQSVALEPLTISDLRSRDLVEYVSTGQLLQLYDIERSDIPQETGFYLQIIEENELTEPIEEVLNYERSEFGLEIMEMEIEGDTFFYVPFGSSRTLNEPITFDMEAYEEVVSNGLSVIPRLENNFYFEEENHVLFRQLEEMSENASHVLFTGLEIVGFGEPEAIANLADRMNRLGLGAIMIENSDQRGLHQLMDRLDRDHVRLHSMTLGSTFDPTDYTAVFRGARAVHERNNQIIFVNLLNRAPAEIYTSPDAALKQLDNTEIFLSDMHRRTSGEPGIAMPYENFQAPIWFTLIVLLAAASFVGIVASLLSTKLILPLAGVSFIGFAGIALVNIDILMKLIVLGLAILAPTYAVLSIKQPESTKQVAIRFLQAIGITLTGAWFVVTLLYGSDYISHLDTFRGVKVLSIAPVIILAAFFIGYRWLSETVKFWHLVFLAVVGGLALFYVTRTGNAGVALPYELEFRQLLENTFSVRPRTTEFLIGIPIFVTGLYMWKEKVLFARFLLLAGGLGFASMVGTFTHLHTPFVTSVIRTALSIGIGAVIGVALIVVVKAILKWVVPAVMERVSR; encoded by the coding sequence ATGAAAAAAATTCTATGGGGCGTTGTAATACTCGCAATGCTCGTCTCTATTCCATTTTTGTGGGAGAGAGTCCAGGTTGAAGGGGCAAACGATGTGTATGAGCTATCGATCCCTTATGATGATATTGAGCTTATGTCCAGAAATGCAGGACTCGATGCAGAGCTTATTTATGAGCGATTAACGGCGGAGCAGGGCATTCAATCGGTTGCCCTTGAGCCACTTACGATTTCGGATTTACGGTCTCGTGATTTAGTGGAGTATGTGTCCACAGGGCAGCTTTTACAGCTCTATGATATTGAGCGTAGCGATATTCCGCAGGAAACGGGATTTTACCTGCAGATTATTGAAGAAAATGAGCTAACAGAGCCAATCGAAGAAGTGTTGAACTACGAGCGTTCTGAATTTGGCTTAGAAATTATGGAAATGGAGATTGAAGGAGACACTTTCTTTTATGTCCCATTTGGGTCAAGTCGTACACTGAATGAACCAATTACATTTGATATGGAGGCATATGAGGAAGTCGTGTCAAACGGACTTTCTGTCATTCCGCGCCTTGAAAACAATTTTTACTTTGAAGAAGAAAATCACGTGTTGTTTAGACAGTTAGAAGAGATGTCGGAGAACGCGTCACACGTCTTATTTACAGGTCTTGAAATCGTTGGCTTCGGAGAGCCAGAAGCTATTGCAAACTTAGCTGATCGAATGAACCGTCTTGGACTAGGCGCAATCATGATAGAAAATAGTGATCAACGTGGATTACATCAGCTTATGGACCGATTAGACCGTGATCACGTTCGTCTCCATAGTATGACCCTTGGATCCACATTTGATCCAACGGACTATACGGCTGTTTTTCGTGGAGCGCGCGCTGTGCATGAACGAAATAATCAAATTATTTTTGTGAACTTACTTAACCGCGCACCAGCGGAGATCTATACGTCACCAGACGCTGCGCTAAAGCAGCTTGACAACACAGAGATTTTCCTCTCCGACATGCATCGTCGCACAAGTGGAGAGCCAGGCATTGCGATGCCATATGAGAATTTCCAAGCACCAATTTGGTTTACATTAATTGTTTTACTTGCGGCAGCATCCTTTGTTGGAATCGTTGCATCTCTATTATCCACAAAGCTAATCTTGCCATTAGCTGGTGTCAGCTTTATTGGATTTGCAGGGATCGCACTAGTAAATATTGATATACTCATGAAATTAATTGTATTGGGACTAGCTATTTTAGCGCCAACCTACGCGGTGTTATCCATTAAACAACCTGAGTCAACAAAGCAGGTTGCTATCAGATTCTTACAGGCAATCGGTATTACGTTAACAGGTGCATGGTTTGTTGTTACCCTCCTATACGGATCTGACTACATCTCCCACCTGGACACATTTAGAGGAGTAAAAGTTTTATCGATTGCTCCAGTCATCATTTTAGCGGCATTCTTTATTGGCTACCGCTGGCTTTCTGAGACAGTAAAGTTCTGGCACTTAGTTTTCTTAGCAGTCGTTGGAGGATTAGCACTCTTCTATGTGACGCGTACTGGCAACGCCGGAGTAGCGCTCCCGTATGAGCTTGAATTCCGTCAGCTGTTAGAGAATACATTCTCTGTACGCCCACGAACGACAGAGTTCTTGATTGGTATTCCTATCTTTGTAACCGGGCTTTATATGTGGAAGGAGAAAGTACTGTTCGCACGCTTCCTTTTACTTGCAGGGGGACTTGGCTTTGCATCCATGGTCGGAACGTTTACTCACCTTCACACACCGTTTGTCACGTCGGTTATTCGAACTGCACTTAGTATCGGAATCGGAGCGGTTATCGGTGTCGCACTGATCGTCGTGGTGAAGGCAATCTTAAAATGGGTCGTCCCAGCAGTGATGGAAAGGGTGAGTCGATGA
- a CDS encoding putative polysaccharide biosynthesis protein, giving the protein MKQTFLQGALIITIASLLSKIIGSLFRIPLQNIAGDEVYGIFSIVYPVYMAVLTLSVAGIPLAISKLISEARLAGNEQQIRDIYVTAAILAMSFGTTLFIGIVLFSNQIASLLGGEFAMLSLIVVSATLLVAPYMAVYRGYFQGYQDMRPTALSQVLEQVVRVFFILLFAYILVRQGFNESVIAGGVMIGSILGALASLVYLRRKFTKSDVKPTTDVRYSIDSFRRWSKTILKISLPICVGALAMALVNFIDSITVPSQLAAIGENVAVQYGYYGRGLALVQIAVVFAQALILPLIPLITGALAAGDHTKTSRITEKAMKFMHLTSWPAAIGLLVLTVPLNIALFGDTMASDTLAIVHVSAVFTSFAVLTTGLLQGMNKQLLSAYIVLGASVLKVILNIFLIREFGLIGVAWSTLVVYVVLTAWNLYVMKKSISFKLFGNGEIRVMLAAVGMGAVVYLPMLLFDVTAWSRGGVLLFVFAMMAVGAVVYGLLLLVFKGVTREELKMIPVVGKRL; this is encoded by the coding sequence ATGAAGCAGACCTTTTTACAAGGGGCGCTAATTATTACAATTGCGTCGCTCCTTTCAAAGATTATCGGCAGTCTCTTTCGAATTCCGCTTCAAAATATTGCGGGCGATGAAGTGTACGGGATCTTTTCGATCGTCTATCCCGTTTATATGGCTGTTTTGACGCTCTCGGTTGCAGGGATTCCGCTTGCGATTTCCAAGCTAATCTCGGAGGCGAGACTTGCAGGCAATGAGCAACAGATTCGTGACATTTACGTCACAGCAGCTATCCTCGCGATGAGCTTCGGAACAACATTGTTTATTGGAATTGTCCTATTCTCCAATCAAATCGCGTCCCTGTTAGGCGGAGAATTCGCGATGCTATCCTTAATTGTTGTATCAGCGACATTGTTAGTTGCGCCTTATATGGCCGTATATCGCGGTTATTTCCAAGGCTATCAGGATATGCGCCCGACTGCGCTCTCGCAGGTGCTAGAGCAGGTCGTTCGCGTTTTCTTCATTCTATTGTTTGCGTACATCTTAGTGCGTCAAGGCTTTAACGAGTCTGTGATCGCAGGAGGCGTCATGATCGGCTCAATTCTTGGGGCGCTTGCGTCACTTGTGTATCTGCGCCGTAAATTTACCAAGTCCGATGTGAAGCCAACAACGGACGTACGCTATTCAATAGATAGCTTTCGTCGCTGGTCCAAAACGATTCTTAAAATTTCCTTACCTATTTGTGTCGGCGCACTAGCGATGGCGCTCGTTAACTTCATTGACTCGATCACCGTCCCGAGTCAGCTAGCTGCGATTGGCGAAAATGTGGCTGTACAGTATGGCTATTATGGTCGGGGACTTGCGCTCGTACAGATTGCTGTTGTATTTGCACAAGCACTTATTTTACCATTGATTCCGCTTATTACAGGGGCATTAGCAGCAGGCGATCACACGAAAACTTCTCGCATCACAGAGAAGGCAATGAAGTTTATGCACTTAACATCATGGCCAGCTGCCATTGGTCTACTTGTTCTTACGGTGCCACTCAACATTGCGTTATTTGGAGATACGATGGCAAGTGATACATTAGCAATCGTACACGTAAGTGCTGTATTTACGTCGTTTGCTGTATTGACAACAGGACTTTTACAAGGAATGAATAAGCAGCTTTTGTCTGCCTATATTGTTCTCGGAGCATCCGTATTAAAAGTAATCCTCAATATTTTCTTAATTAGAGAATTTGGATTAATCGGGGTAGCTTGGTCCACGCTAGTTGTGTATGTCGTCCTTACGGCATGGAATTTGTATGTGATGAAAAAGTCGATCTCGTTCAAGCTATTTGGGAATGGAGAGATTCGTGTCATGCTAGCGGCAGTTGGTATGGGGGCAGTCGTTTACTTACCAATGCTACTGTTTGATGTAACAGCTTGGAGTCGAGGCGGTGTGCTACTTTTCGTCTTTGCCATGATGGCTGTTGGAGCGGTAGTATATGGACTATTATTACTTGTATTTAAAGGTGTTACTCGTGAAGAGCTTAAAATGATCCCTGTCGTTGGAAAGCGATTATAG